In Polynucleobacter sp. MWH-S4W17, a genomic segment contains:
- a CDS encoding SemiSWEET transporter, with translation MNLEPHQIEIIGYCAAFLTTVAFLPQAIQSWRTRDLSGISLGMYSLFTVGVGLWLVYGLIIEKWPLILANALTFALALSILLLKLRHTSKHQK, from the coding sequence ATGAACCTAGAGCCTCACCAAATAGAGATTATTGGATATTGCGCTGCATTCTTGACTACCGTAGCCTTTTTGCCCCAGGCGATACAGTCTTGGCGCACCAGAGACCTATCAGGCATCTCCTTGGGGATGTATTCCTTATTTACGGTGGGAGTGGGTTTGTGGCTGGTTTACGGCCTCATTATTGAAAAGTGGCCCCTCATCTTAGCCAATGCACTCACTTTTGCCTTGGCGCTCAGCATCCTATTATTGAAATTGCGTCATACTTCTAAACATCAGAAATAA
- the rho gene encoding transcription termination factor Rho — protein MQLTELKVLHVSALLEMAASLEIENTQRMRKQELMFAILKKRAKAGETVFGDGTLEVLPDGFGFLRSPEASYMASPDDIYISPAQIRRFNLHTGDSVEGEVRTPKDGERYFALVKVDKINGLAPEALKNRIMFENLTPLHPNRVISLERDIKAEENLTGRIIDMISPIGYGQRGLIVASPKSGKTVMMQHIAHAIAANNPEAILIVLLVDERPEEVTEMQRSVRGEVVASTFDEPAVRHVQVAEMVIEKAKRLVEMGKDVIILLDSITRLARAYNTVVPSSGKVLSGGVDANALQRPKRFFGAARNIEEGGSLTIIATALIETGSRMDDLIYEEFKGTGNMEVHLERRLAERRVYPSINLNKSGTRREELLVKAENLQKIWVLRKLLADMDDIEAMNFIVDKLKSTKNNGEFFDLMRRGG, from the coding sequence ATGCAACTAACTGAACTCAAAGTCCTCCACGTATCCGCTCTGCTTGAAATGGCAGCTAGCTTGGAGATTGAAAATACACAACGCATGCGCAAACAAGAATTAATGTTTGCCATTCTAAAAAAGCGTGCGAAGGCTGGTGAAACCGTTTTCGGTGACGGCACTTTGGAAGTGCTGCCTGATGGCTTTGGCTTCTTGCGCTCCCCTGAAGCCTCTTATATGGCTTCTCCTGACGATATCTATATCTCTCCTGCGCAGATTCGTCGTTTTAACTTGCACACTGGTGATAGCGTTGAAGGTGAAGTACGCACACCTAAAGATGGTGAGCGTTACTTTGCTTTGGTAAAAGTAGACAAGATCAATGGTTTGGCTCCAGAAGCCCTCAAGAACCGCATCATGTTCGAGAACTTAACCCCATTGCACCCAAATCGCGTGATCAGCTTAGAGCGTGACATCAAGGCCGAAGAGAACCTCACTGGCCGCATCATCGATATGATCTCCCCGATTGGTTACGGCCAACGTGGCTTGATTGTGGCCTCACCAAAATCCGGTAAGACCGTGATGATGCAGCACATTGCTCACGCGATTGCAGCCAATAATCCTGAAGCAATTTTGATCGTATTACTCGTTGACGAGCGTCCTGAAGAGGTAACTGAGATGCAACGCTCCGTTCGCGGTGAAGTTGTTGCCTCTACCTTTGATGAGCCAGCAGTGCGTCACGTTCAAGTTGCCGAGATGGTGATTGAAAAAGCCAAGCGCTTGGTTGAGATGGGCAAAGATGTGATCATCTTGTTAGATTCCATTACTCGTCTTGCACGCGCATACAACACTGTTGTTCCTTCGTCAGGCAAAGTACTCTCTGGTGGTGTGGATGCCAATGCATTGCAACGTCCAAAACGTTTCTTTGGTGCCGCCCGTAATATTGAAGAAGGCGGCTCATTGACGATCATCGCAACTGCCCTGATTGAAACCGGCAGCCGTATGGATGACCTCATTTACGAAGAGTTCAAAGGAACTGGCAATATGGAAGTTCACCTTGAGCGTCGTTTGGCTGAGAGACGTGTTTACCCATCGATTAACCTCAACAAGTCTGGAACCCGCCGTGAGGAGCTCCTGGTAAAAGCTGAGAACCTCCAGAAGATTTGGGTATTGCGTAAATTGCTGGCCGACATGGACGATATCGAGGCGATGAACTTCATCGTAGATAAGCTCAAATCGACCAAAAATAATGGTGAATTCTTCGACTTAATGCGTCGCGGAGGCTAA
- a CDS encoding tripartite tricarboxylate transporter substrate binding protein, which translates to MQFSKVLKSFLLASVLLTMGFTVLAQSTSQKNATWPKQPIRIIVTFTPGGAPDILARVLAESWQQTLGVPVLVENRPGYGGNIGADLVAKSAPDGYTLLIGTVGIHAINGALYEKISFDPVKDFTPISFLASTPNVLIVNKKLGVKNLHELIELAKAKPDQLTFGSSGVGTSLHMSGELFKQMAGVQIRHIPYKGRAQSLPDLLSGRISMLFDNLSSSLALIKAGEVQALGVTTLKRSHAAPEIPTFAEQGLPGFEAVSWFSLMAPANLPLPIQKRLNQLTHRTLNSPEVKARLLAGGLEPAPGSPKELSRLITQESAKWSKVVLQSGAKLEQ; encoded by the coding sequence ATGCAATTTTCTAAAGTTCTGAAGAGCTTTCTCCTTGCTTCTGTGTTGTTGACCATGGGCTTTACTGTTCTTGCGCAAAGTACTTCCCAGAAAAATGCTACCTGGCCAAAACAACCCATTCGCATCATCGTAACCTTTACGCCAGGCGGTGCTCCAGATATATTAGCGCGCGTTTTAGCAGAAAGTTGGCAGCAAACTTTAGGCGTACCAGTGCTAGTTGAGAATCGCCCAGGCTATGGCGGCAATATTGGCGCTGATCTCGTTGCTAAGAGTGCTCCAGATGGCTATACCTTATTAATTGGTACGGTGGGTATTCATGCGATTAATGGCGCACTGTATGAAAAGATCTCATTTGATCCTGTGAAAGATTTCACACCTATTAGTTTTTTAGCAAGCACACCAAATGTATTGATAGTAAATAAGAAATTAGGCGTTAAAAATCTTCATGAGTTAATTGAATTAGCTAAAGCAAAACCAGATCAACTTACTTTTGGTTCATCAGGTGTTGGCACTTCTTTGCACATGTCAGGTGAATTATTTAAACAAATGGCCGGTGTTCAAATCCGTCATATTCCTTATAAGGGGCGGGCACAATCTTTGCCTGACTTACTCAGTGGTCGCATTTCTATGCTCTTTGATAATCTTTCTTCCTCCTTGGCTTTGATTAAGGCAGGGGAAGTTCAAGCCCTAGGCGTAACCACTTTAAAGCGCTCGCATGCTGCCCCTGAGATTCCGACATTTGCAGAGCAGGGGCTTCCAGGATTTGAGGCGGTTTCTTGGTTCTCTTTAATGGCACCCGCAAACTTGCCACTCCCAATTCAAAAGCGCTTAAATCAGTTGACGCACCGCACCCTAAATAGTCCTGAAGTTAAAGCTCGACTCTTGGCGGGAGGCTTAGAGCCTGCACCCGGAAGCCCCAAAGAACTCTCTAGACTGATTACGCAAGAGTCTGCAAAGTGGAGTAAGGTGGTATTGCAGTCAGGTGCAAAATTGGAGCAATAG
- a CDS encoding enoyl-CoA hydratase/isomerase family protein — translation MTTSSTPPCLDLQIDGNVEWVTFNNPAARNALTWPMYEELKRICDSLANNPEIRVVIFRGAGDKAFVSGSDIQQFIDLKEDEAYEVAVDYIFSSLQQLPMPTIAMIEGLAVGSGLLMATFCDFRISTPDARFGIPVAKTLGNCLSPSNLSWLAAHLGAPTVKKMLLTAELIKAPELLASGYLYQTAESAEIESVTNLLAQKLATLAPITQKASKLTLAHLLQNNLPDCTDLMRETYNSKDFREGVNAFLEGRPPQWIGK, via the coding sequence ATGACTACTAGCTCCACCCCGCCCTGCTTAGATCTACAGATTGATGGGAATGTGGAATGGGTTACCTTTAATAACCCCGCTGCGCGTAATGCGCTGACTTGGCCAATGTATGAAGAACTCAAAAGGATTTGCGACTCCCTGGCTAACAATCCTGAAATTCGAGTCGTCATTTTTCGAGGGGCAGGAGATAAAGCATTTGTCTCTGGAAGTGACATTCAGCAGTTTATCGACCTCAAAGAGGATGAGGCATATGAAGTTGCAGTTGATTATATTTTCTCCTCGCTGCAACAACTACCCATGCCGACTATTGCCATGATCGAAGGTTTGGCTGTAGGTAGCGGTTTATTGATGGCAACTTTCTGCGACTTTCGGATCTCGACGCCGGATGCGCGTTTCGGTATACCAGTAGCCAAGACCTTAGGAAATTGTTTATCGCCAAGCAATTTGTCTTGGCTTGCAGCTCACCTAGGAGCTCCAACAGTGAAGAAGATGCTTCTGACTGCGGAACTCATTAAGGCGCCGGAATTATTAGCCTCAGGCTACCTCTATCAAACGGCAGAATCTGCAGAAATCGAATCCGTTACCAATTTGCTCGCTCAAAAATTAGCAACCCTTGCTCCTATTACGCAAAAAGCCAGCAAGCTGACATTGGCACACTTACTTCAAAACAATCTTCCAGACTGCACAGATCTGATGCGAGAAACCTATAACAGCAAGGACTTTAGAGAGGGTGTGAACGCCTTCTTGGAAGGTCGTCCACCTCAGTGGATTGGGAAATAA
- a CDS encoding alpha/beta fold hydrolase — translation MTSFLKKVLLIGAMLAAPIFLVSCASTEKTSSTPPASLYADAAPLDLRISKWPYPYPLKEFKTSLQGQAASMMYMDVAALGKQKGVVVLFHGKNFSSDYWSFTIAGLSKAGYRVIAPDQIGFGKSSKPDVAYHFDDLAANTQDLLKSLNIKQVSVIANSMGGMVGIRFSRLYPQTVQKLVLENPLGLEDYSKDIPPQRNDDLLKLEMAQTEVSYRRFLQSYFPNWQPAYEKFVEVYVRVQKGPDYPAYAKTSVLTYQMIAEKPVVNDLPQLKMPVLLVIGQNDRTVFGRRFAPPEAVKSLGNFPELGKKAQAAIPNAKLVPVENVGHVPHVEAPDQFLKIVVEFLNSKG, via the coding sequence ATGACAAGTTTTCTCAAGAAAGTTTTGCTGATTGGTGCAATGTTAGCTGCACCTATTTTTTTGGTTTCATGCGCCAGTACTGAGAAGACCTCGTCAACTCCGCCTGCCAGTCTTTATGCCGATGCGGCTCCTTTAGATTTACGGATCAGCAAATGGCCTTACCCGTACCCACTCAAAGAATTTAAAACTTCTTTACAAGGGCAGGCAGCAAGCATGATGTATATGGATGTTGCTGCCTTAGGTAAGCAAAAGGGTGTAGTGGTGTTATTTCATGGCAAGAATTTCTCCAGTGATTATTGGTCCTTCACTATTGCGGGCCTTTCAAAGGCCGGCTATCGTGTGATTGCTCCTGATCAGATTGGCTTTGGTAAGTCTTCTAAGCCAGATGTGGCATACCACTTTGATGATTTAGCTGCTAATACACAAGACTTACTGAAGTCCCTCAATATCAAGCAGGTTTCAGTCATAGCCAACTCAATGGGCGGTATGGTGGGCATTCGTTTTTCCCGACTCTATCCGCAGACTGTCCAAAAGCTTGTGCTGGAGAACCCTTTAGGACTTGAGGACTACAGCAAAGACATCCCTCCGCAGAGGAATGATGATTTGCTCAAGCTAGAGATGGCTCAAACGGAAGTGAGCTATCGCCGCTTTCTGCAAAGTTATTTCCCAAATTGGCAACCTGCTTATGAAAAGTTTGTAGAGGTCTATGTGCGCGTACAAAAAGGTCCAGACTATCCGGCCTATGCAAAGACTTCAGTGCTGACATACCAAATGATTGCTGAAAAACCAGTAGTCAATGATTTGCCTCAATTAAAGATGCCAGTGTTATTGGTGATTGGCCAAAATGACCGTACGGTATTTGGTCGACGCTTTGCGCCACCAGAGGCTGTAAAGTCATTAGGTAACTTTCCGGAGTTAGGTAAGAAAGCGCAAGCAGCTATTCCGAATGCAAAGCTAGTGCCAGTTGAAAATGTGGGGCACGTACCTCACGTTGAGGCGCCCGATCAGTTCCTGAAAATCGTGGTGGAGTTTTTAAACTCTAAAGGCTAG
- a CDS encoding type B 50S ribosomal protein L31, with protein sequence MKPGIHPEYREIVFVDVSNNFSFKTRSTMSTRETIKWEDGNEYPLAKIETSSESHPFYTGTQKIMDTAGRVEKFRQKFGTKAVAKATGDGAAKTAEKKAAAAEAKAAEKPSKKKA encoded by the coding sequence ATGAAACCTGGCATTCACCCCGAATATCGCGAAATCGTCTTTGTAGACGTTTCCAATAACTTCAGCTTCAAGACTCGCTCCACTATGTCTACTAGAGAGACAATCAAGTGGGAAGATGGCAATGAATATCCATTGGCCAAGATCGAGACTTCATCTGAATCACACCCTTTCTACACTGGTACCCAGAAAATTATGGATACCGCTGGTCGTGTTGAGAAATTCCGTCAGAAATTCGGCACCAAAGCTGTTGCTAAAGCTACCGGTGATGGCGCTGCTAAAACAGCTGAGAAAAAAGCTGCTGCTGCAGAGGCTAAAGCTGCTGAAAAGCCATCTAAGAAGAAGGCTTAA
- a CDS encoding glycine zipper family protein: MNRFTRVVVTTISVLASLTACVSAPTGPTIAVMPREGKPFEVFQQEDQVCRQFAANAVKDTSDAALKEGVTSAALAAALGAAAGAVIGGGSHTGVGTGAGVGLLGGSAIGAMNASGKQNQAQTQYNIAYQQCMYSKGNQVPSYATPAPGPGYR, encoded by the coding sequence ATGAATAGATTTACTCGCGTTGTAGTAACAACTATATCCGTTCTTGCTTCATTAACTGCATGCGTATCCGCGCCAACTGGTCCAACCATTGCTGTAATGCCGCGTGAAGGAAAGCCTTTTGAGGTGTTTCAGCAAGAAGATCAAGTATGCCGACAATTTGCTGCAAATGCGGTTAAAGATACAAGCGATGCCGCTCTCAAGGAAGGTGTTACTAGCGCAGCTTTAGCAGCAGCTCTTGGTGCTGCTGCTGGTGCTGTCATTGGTGGGGGCAGTCATACAGGCGTTGGAACTGGTGCGGGCGTAGGGTTGTTAGGCGGGTCTGCAATTGGTGCTATGAATGCATCTGGAAAACAAAATCAAGCGCAAACTCAATACAATATTGCGTATCAACAGTGCATGTACTCCAAGGGTAATCAAGTTCCTAGTTACGCAACACCTGCTCCAGGTCCAGGCTATCGCTAA
- a CDS encoding glycosyltransferase family 39 protein, protein MVKLTAAATKSIPRIIIFALTLVYGFAGLFFRDPWKNEDAIGFGGMWTLFRGNSLDWMVPHLAGRDISLGAPLPYWMGATLIEWFGPFIGAANAARLYAAICFFSAALAIWYATYLLGRRREVQPMALAVGGQPDLKSYGMTLADGALLIFLACVGLAQHAHETTPMISQLMGISIVLYGTVRGLDKPWQGGLWTGLGIAIVALSSNLTLSLIIVSSTIIAVIASNAKLRFRWTLTSTVLGLIGFAIWPLIWYLADLPVQWRHIAEEGWRNVPEMRATPSIESLGFLSVNFWAYAWPVWPLAIVSLAHWGRIKESGAWRAPHLCIPLSLFIGSFMYVLFRLEANEHDLMILIPSLSIIAAFSLPVLKRSVISFIDWFAMFSFTLIALAIWIIWLAKVTGYPESTAANIARLLPGFTGQFNVLAFIVALTTTGVWLAVVRWRTSRAPKEIWRCLIISASGTTLMWVLLMSLWLPTINYAKTYRQVSARLAQVIPTGGGCIDTSNLGSAQLASFEYFSKLNLRDDPNCPWMLTHSQSEAKAYAELNNKKLTLLWEDRRAADRDERLRLYEVIPE, encoded by the coding sequence ATGGTCAAACTTACTGCCGCCGCCACTAAATCTATTCCGCGCATTATTATTTTTGCGCTGACCTTAGTTTATGGTTTCGCTGGCCTCTTCTTTCGGGACCCCTGGAAGAATGAAGATGCCATAGGTTTTGGTGGCATGTGGACACTCTTTCGCGGTAACTCCTTAGACTGGATGGTTCCCCACTTAGCTGGACGCGATATTTCTCTTGGCGCGCCGTTGCCTTATTGGATGGGCGCCACACTTATTGAGTGGTTCGGTCCATTCATTGGCGCCGCTAATGCTGCACGCCTATACGCAGCCATCTGCTTTTTCTCTGCTGCATTAGCAATTTGGTATGCCACCTATTTATTAGGTCGTCGTCGTGAAGTGCAGCCGATGGCATTAGCTGTTGGTGGTCAGCCTGATTTAAAGAGCTACGGCATGACCCTAGCTGATGGTGCACTGCTCATTTTCTTGGCGTGCGTAGGTCTAGCGCAACACGCTCATGAAACAACGCCAATGATTTCGCAGCTCATGGGTATCAGCATCGTGCTTTACGGTACAGTGCGCGGCTTAGATAAACCTTGGCAAGGTGGTTTATGGACTGGTCTTGGCATTGCCATCGTCGCCCTATCAAGCAATCTCACGCTGAGCTTAATCATTGTCTCCTCCACCATCATTGCGGTCATTGCTAGCAATGCAAAGTTGCGTTTTCGTTGGACGCTGACTAGTACTGTTTTAGGTTTAATCGGTTTTGCAATTTGGCCTCTGATTTGGTATCTAGCTGATCTGCCAGTGCAATGGCGTCACATCGCTGAAGAAGGCTGGCGCAATGTACCGGAAATGCGCGCTACTCCATCAATTGAATCACTGGGTTTCTTGAGTGTGAACTTCTGGGCTTACGCGTGGCCTGTCTGGCCGCTCGCAATCGTCTCCCTTGCGCACTGGGGTCGCATTAAAGAATCAGGCGCATGGCGTGCGCCCCATCTTTGCATTCCTTTGAGTTTATTTATCGGCAGCTTCATGTATGTTTTGTTCCGCCTAGAAGCAAATGAACATGACTTGATGATTTTGATTCCAAGCCTTTCCATCATTGCCGCATTTAGTTTGCCCGTTCTCAAGCGTAGCGTCATTAGTTTTATTGACTGGTTTGCAATGTTTAGCTTTACGCTAATCGCTCTGGCTATTTGGATTATTTGGCTCGCAAAAGTGACTGGCTATCCAGAATCTACGGCCGCCAATATTGCACGCCTACTACCTGGATTTACTGGTCAATTTAATGTCTTAGCCTTTATCGTGGCTCTTACTACTACGGGTGTATGGCTTGCAGTAGTTCGCTGGAGAACTTCTCGGGCTCCGAAAGAAATTTGGCGCTGCCTCATCATCTCCGCATCGGGAACCACTTTGATGTGGGTACTACTGATGTCTTTATGGCTGCCAACGATTAACTACGCCAAAACCTATCGTCAGGTTTCTGCACGATTGGCACAAGTGATCCCCACTGGTGGCGGCTGCATTGACACTAGTAACTTAGGCTCTGCACAGCTCGCCTCTTTTGAATATTTCTCCAAGCTCAATTTGCGAGATGACCCCAATTGCCCATGGATGCTGACCCACAGCCAATCCGAAGCAAAGGCATATGCAGAGCTAAATAACAAAAAGCTCACACTGCTCTGGGAAGATCGTCGCGCTGCTGACCGCGATGAACGCCTACGTCTCTACGAAGTTATCCCGGAATAA
- the trxA gene encoding thioredoxin TrxA yields the protein MSAGIKYVTDASFEQDVLKSDKPVLLDFWAEWCGPCKMIGPILEELAGEYGDKIQIAKMNVDENQGVPAQFNIRGIPTLILFKNGTVAAQKVGALAKSQLTAFIDSHL from the coding sequence ATGAGTGCCGGCATTAAATATGTAACTGACGCCTCCTTCGAACAAGACGTCCTCAAGTCCGATAAACCTGTCCTGCTCGACTTCTGGGCTGAATGGTGCGGTCCTTGCAAAATGATTGGTCCGATCCTGGAAGAGCTCGCTGGCGAGTACGGCGACAAGATACAGATCGCAAAAATGAACGTGGATGAGAACCAAGGCGTTCCTGCCCAGTTCAATATTCGCGGCATTCCTACTTTGATTCTCTTCAAAAATGGCACCGTGGCTGCCCAAAAAGTAGGCGCTTTGGCCAAATCCCAGTTGACTGCATTTATTGATAGTCATCTGTAA
- a CDS encoding fumarylacetoacetate hydrolase family protein → MSSAFVIDPPSVISLPVTGDTRRFAVNRIYCVGRNYADHAREMGHDPDREPPFFFMKPANSIVTDGKDMAYPNLSNDVHHEIEMVVAIGKGGANILAEKALEHVYGYGVGLDMTRRDLQGDAKKMGRPWDTGKAFDQSAPCGEITPASQCGHPAKGAVKLLVNGEVRQEGDLNQLIWNVPDTIAYLSTLFTLEPGDLIFSGTPAGVGPVKKGDVLEGSVAGLPNLKTKIL, encoded by the coding sequence ATGTCTTCAGCATTTGTGATTGATCCACCATCAGTGATTTCATTGCCTGTGACTGGCGATACTCGTCGCTTTGCCGTGAATCGCATTTATTGCGTTGGTAGAAACTATGCAGATCATGCGCGTGAGATGGGTCATGATCCCGATCGTGAGCCACCATTCTTTTTTATGAAGCCCGCCAATTCGATCGTGACTGATGGTAAAGATATGGCGTATCCAAATTTGTCAAACGATGTTCATCATGAAATTGAAATGGTGGTCGCTATTGGTAAAGGCGGCGCAAATATTCTCGCAGAAAAAGCTTTAGAGCATGTCTATGGTTACGGAGTTGGTCTGGATATGACTCGGCGCGATCTTCAAGGTGATGCTAAGAAGATGGGGCGCCCTTGGGATACCGGCAAAGCATTTGATCAATCCGCCCCTTGCGGTGAGATCACGCCAGCTAGTCAGTGTGGTCATCCTGCTAAAGGCGCCGTTAAGCTCTTGGTGAATGGTGAAGTTCGTCAAGAGGGCGATCTCAATCAGTTGATTTGGAATGTTCCTGACACGATTGCTTATTTATCCACTCTATTTACTTTAGAGCCAGGCGACTTAATTTTCTCCGGTACGCCAGCAGGTGTTGGCCCAGTGAAAAAAGGGGATGTGCTCGAGGGTAGCGTTGCCGGTTTACCAAACTTAAAAACAAAAATTCTCTAA
- a CDS encoding MATE family efflux transporter, which translates to MLHFKLSRLREDIPSLLKLAGPLLVGQLAVIAFGVLDTAMTARYSADDLAALAMASAIFISIYVGLTGVISALAPIAGQLFGAKRFGEIGEEVRQAAWLALGLTILGCFILLNADHLLAISRVNDAIEGKAKLYLSILAIGLPASMAMRVLMALHNAVSRPTVITVVQIIGLGLKLPLNLLFIYGGLGIEGMGGPGCAVATVIINWSWLLMTLGFVLLDRFYKPFKIFARFSMPDWHRIWTLLKLGAPIGFSYLIEVTSFTFMSLFIARLGTTALAGHQIVANMGTVIYMVPLSLSIATMTLVSQSIGANKPERAEEIGWSSVFFTTTLCITIGIAVWIFRIQLLDLYDPPAEVKVFSIPLFLFIAFYQVFDALQVTAAFILRAYRIAFLPMVIYAGSLWGVGLGGGYLMGFNVFGNTPEFLQGANGFWAGNSLSLGLAACFLLYLFRRTAERYEKTHPPVET; encoded by the coding sequence GTGCTGCACTTTAAACTATCGCGCCTTCGCGAGGACATCCCCTCTTTACTAAAACTAGCTGGACCTCTATTAGTGGGGCAGCTTGCTGTGATTGCATTTGGCGTACTCGATACTGCGATGACGGCGCGTTATTCAGCCGATGATTTAGCGGCGCTGGCAATGGCTTCAGCCATCTTTATCAGCATTTACGTAGGTCTCACCGGAGTGATCTCTGCGCTAGCACCAATTGCAGGACAACTCTTTGGCGCTAAACGTTTTGGAGAAATCGGTGAAGAAGTGCGGCAAGCAGCTTGGCTTGCTTTAGGTCTCACGATTTTGGGCTGTTTCATTTTGCTCAATGCAGATCACTTGTTAGCTATTTCCCGAGTCAATGATGCTATTGAAGGTAAAGCGAAGTTATATCTGAGTATTCTGGCAATTGGCTTACCAGCCAGCATGGCTATGCGCGTATTGATGGCCCTCCACAATGCAGTCTCACGCCCCACCGTCATCACCGTTGTACAAATTATTGGCTTAGGACTCAAGCTACCCTTAAACCTACTCTTTATTTATGGAGGCTTAGGCATAGAGGGCATGGGTGGGCCAGGCTGCGCTGTAGCTACTGTCATCATTAACTGGTCTTGGCTACTTATGACTCTAGGCTTTGTGTTACTTGATCGCTTTTATAAACCATTTAAGATCTTTGCTCGCTTTAGCATGCCCGATTGGCATCGTATCTGGACATTATTAAAACTTGGCGCACCCATTGGCTTTAGCTACTTAATTGAAGTAACTTCTTTCACGTTTATGTCGCTATTTATTGCCCGCCTTGGAACTACGGCATTAGCAGGCCATCAAATCGTAGCCAATATGGGAACTGTCATCTACATGGTGCCACTATCCCTCTCCATTGCGACCATGACCTTAGTTTCACAATCTATTGGTGCCAACAAGCCCGAGCGTGCCGAAGAGATAGGTTGGTCATCCGTCTTTTTTACCACCACGCTGTGCATCACTATTGGTATCGCAGTTTGGATTTTCAGAATACAGCTATTGGATTTATACGATCCACCGGCAGAGGTGAAGGTATTCTCTATTCCGCTCTTCTTATTTATTGCCTTCTATCAAGTATTTGATGCGCTACAAGTGACTGCTGCGTTTATTCTGCGAGCCTATCGCATTGCTTTTTTACCGATGGTTATTTATGCAGGCTCGCTCTGGGGCGTAGGCCTTGGTGGTGGCTATCTCATGGGCTTTAACGTATTTGGTAATACGCCAGAATTTCTACAAGGCGCTAATGGCTTTTGGGCTGGTAACAGCTTAAGTCTAGGCTTAGCTGCGTGCTTTTTACTCTATCTATTTAGAAGAACGGCGGAGCGCTATGAGAAGACGCATCCGCCGGTAGAGACCTAA
- a CDS encoding DUF5993 family protein: protein MYMFLPFLTAFIGLVLVWFEKRLAGLTVLAITVAILLVWFRFHATDHLNISL from the coding sequence ATGTATATGTTTCTACCTTTCCTGACAGCTTTTATCGGACTTGTCTTAGTCTGGTTTGAGAAGCGTCTTGCAGGTTTGACAGTTTTGGCAATTACCGTTGCCATTCTTCTGGTTTGGTTCCGTTTTCATGCAACTGACCATCTCAATATCAGTCTGTAA
- a CDS encoding disulfide bond formation protein B has product MSKHSLPSLAALGNQLALLAVVSMLSYAFVDQLYFGELPCPLCLMQRVGFVIIGFALVLNIRSGAHSSHYGWGIIGGLVGMMVSLRQVFLHILPGDKGFGKTFLELHFYTWAYVGYTGLLMGLAILLMLPNREVRSRSWFANALVISFILLVLGNLVSTLLECGIGPCADDPVKYEGWLWLRSRFGF; this is encoded by the coding sequence GTGAGTAAACATTCTCTACCTTCCCTAGCTGCACTTGGTAATCAGCTTGCATTGCTGGCTGTAGTTAGCATGCTCTCTTATGCTTTTGTAGATCAACTCTACTTTGGTGAGCTACCTTGCCCTTTGTGTTTGATGCAGCGCGTTGGATTTGTGATTATTGGTTTTGCTTTGGTGCTGAATATTCGTTCTGGCGCTCATTCATCCCACTACGGATGGGGCATCATTGGTGGCTTGGTTGGAATGATGGTTTCTCTTCGTCAGGTCTTTTTGCATATTCTGCCGGGTGATAAAGGATTTGGAAAAACATTTTTAGAGTTGCATTTTTATACTTGGGCTTATGTTGGGTATACCGGTTTGTTAATGGGCTTAGCAATTCTCTTAATGCTACCTAATCGTGAGGTCCGCTCACGCTCATGGTTTGCTAATGCACTTGTGATTTCTTTCATTCTCTTGGTTTTGGGCAATCTCGTATCTACACTCTTGGAGTGCGGTATCGGCCCCTGCGCTGATGACCCAGTGAAGTATGAGGGCTGGTTGTGGCTACGCTCTCGCTTTGGTTTCTAA